Proteins from a single region of Companilactobacillus farciminis KCTC 3681 = DSM 20184:
- a CDS encoding site-specific integrase: protein MATITKYKIKSGKELWRCVYPGSIDPLTNKVKRTTKRGFKTKAECQKFLNAKLSEIDNHGYSSNENLRYKDVYGYFFDSYKNTVKESTLNRVEGLFKHHIIPSLGKYEIKKITTPMCQEAVNQWSLKFSSFKMIKYYASMVFKEAVRLRIIFENPMDLIVMPRKKAKIDDKPLNFWTKEETAKFFDQLYKTYSDHNQKAIAAFRVLFFTGMRKGELLALQVSDIDFKNKTLSINKSVSRGIDNVPIIDTPKTKTSIRTIGLDEQTLKILKSWISFLRKDMLARGYNIDTEPNQLLFPNTENKSLSLTKINKWLQFIIDEYNKTHKDELKRINVHGIRHTACSLMLESGSSIKAVQLQLGHSDTSQIMKVYWHISTKTQLDTVNNLAKFVNF, encoded by the coding sequence ATGGCAACAATTACAAAATATAAAATCAAATCAGGTAAAGAATTGTGGAGATGTGTCTACCCTGGTAGCATTGACCCATTAACTAACAAAGTTAAGAGAACAACTAAACGTGGCTTTAAAACTAAAGCCGAATGTCAAAAATTTCTTAACGCTAAATTATCAGAAATTGATAATCACGGATATTCTAGTAATGAAAATCTAAGGTATAAAGATGTTTATGGCTACTTTTTTGATTCGTACAAGAACACGGTTAAGGAAAGCACGCTAAATCGTGTTGAGGGGCTTTTTAAGCACCATATCATCCCTTCTCTGGGAAAGTATGAGATAAAAAAAATAACCACTCCTATGTGTCAGGAAGCGGTTAACCAGTGGTCTTTAAAGTTCTCATCGTTTAAGATGATTAAATACTACGCAAGCATGGTATTTAAAGAAGCAGTTCGGTTAAGAATCATTTTCGAGAATCCAATGGATCTAATTGTTATGCCAAGGAAGAAAGCTAAGATTGATGATAAGCCCTTAAATTTTTGGACTAAAGAAGAAACGGCTAAATTCTTTGACCAACTCTATAAGACATATTCTGATCATAACCAGAAAGCTATTGCAGCATTTCGCGTACTTTTCTTTACCGGAATGCGTAAAGGTGAATTGTTAGCCTTGCAAGTTTCTGATATCGATTTTAAGAATAAGACTTTATCAATCAATAAGTCCGTTAGTCGTGGCATTGACAATGTACCAATCATTGACACGCCAAAAACTAAGACTTCAATTAGAACCATTGGACTTGATGAGCAAACTTTGAAGATTCTTAAATCTTGGATTTCATTTCTAAGAAAAGACATGCTTGCTCGTGGATATAATATCGATACTGAACCTAACCAGCTATTATTTCCCAACACAGAAAATAAATCACTTAGCTTAACTAAAATCAACAAATGGCTACAGTTCATTATCGATGAATACAATAAAACTCATAAAGATGAGTTGAAACGTATTAACGTCCACGGAATCAGACATACAGCATGCTCGCTTATGCTTGAATCTGGATCAAGTATCAAGGCTGTTCAACTTCAACTTGGACATTCTGATACATCTCAGATAATGAAAGTCTATTGGCACATCTCTACTAAAACACAATTAGATACGGTTAACAACCTAGCTAAATTCGTTAATTTTTAA
- the glnA gene encoding type I glutamate--ammonia ligase → MQQYTAEDITKMVKDENVEFICLMFTDINGIIKNVEVPVSQLDKVLANKITFDGSSIDGFTRIEESDMLLHPDLSTWLIFPWGEEHGKVARLICDIYKTDGTPFEGDPRVNLKRIIKKMHDMGYTHFNIGPEPEFFLFNTDEHGNPTLHLNDDGSYFDFSPVDLGVNVRKDIVLGLEKMGFEVEASHHEVAPGQQEIDFKYQDAISAADSIETFKLVVKTIAKEHGLYATFMPKPVQGINGSGMHINMSLFNGDDNIFDDANDMLSPTAKKFMSGLLKHARALTAVNNPTVNSYKRLVPGYEAPTYIAWSSKNRSPLIRVPAAKGKSKRIEMRSVDPTTNPYLAIACILDAGLDGIASGYDLMPEVKDNIYEMSEEKRREEGIVDLPSTLHNSLKALRKDEYVQQSLGKGLSNSFFAAKNAEWARYQQTVSQWERDTYMSQY, encoded by the coding sequence GTGCAACAGTATACTGCAGAAGATATTACAAAAATGGTAAAAGATGAAAACGTTGAGTTTATTTGTCTGATGTTTACAGATATCAACGGAATCATCAAGAACGTTGAAGTTCCAGTATCACAATTGGATAAAGTTTTAGCAAATAAGATTACTTTCGACGGTTCATCAATCGATGGTTTTACTCGTATTGAAGAAAGTGACATGCTTTTGCATCCCGATTTATCAACTTGGTTGATTTTCCCATGGGGAGAAGAACACGGTAAGGTAGCTCGTTTGATCTGTGATATTTACAAGACCGATGGAACACCTTTTGAAGGAGATCCACGTGTTAACTTAAAACGTATCATCAAAAAGATGCATGATATGGGTTACACTCATTTCAATATTGGACCAGAGCCAGAATTCTTCTTGTTCAATACAGATGAACATGGCAATCCAACTTTGCATCTAAACGATGATGGTAGTTATTTCGACTTCTCACCAGTTGATTTGGGTGTGAATGTTCGTAAGGATATTGTTTTAGGATTAGAAAAGATGGGCTTTGAAGTTGAAGCTAGTCACCACGAAGTTGCACCGGGCCAACAAGAAATCGACTTCAAGTATCAAGATGCTATTTCTGCCGCCGACAGTATCGAAACTTTCAAATTGGTAGTTAAAACAATCGCTAAAGAACACGGCTTGTATGCAACCTTCATGCCAAAACCTGTTCAAGGTATCAATGGTTCAGGTATGCATATCAATATGTCACTATTTAATGGTGATGATAATATCTTTGACGATGCCAATGATATGCTTTCACCAACTGCTAAGAAATTTATGAGTGGTTTATTGAAACATGCACGTGCATTAACAGCTGTCAATAATCCAACTGTTAACTCATACAAACGTTTGGTTCCTGGCTATGAAGCACCAACTTACATTGCTTGGTCAAGTAAGAACCGTTCACCATTGATTCGAGTACCAGCAGCTAAAGGTAAGTCAAAACGTATCGAAATGAGAAGTGTGGATCCTACAACTAATCCATACCTCGCTATTGCATGTATCCTCGATGCAGGTCTTGACGGTATTGCTAGTGGCTACGATCTAATGCCAGAAGTAAAAGATAATATTTATGAAATGTCAGAAGAAAAACGTCGTGAGGAAGGTATCGTTGATTTGCCATCAACTTTGCACAACTCCTTGAAAGCACTTCGCAAAGATGAATACGTTCAACAATCACTAGGCAAGGGACTAAGTAATAGTTTCTTCGCTGCTAAGAATGCTGAATGGGCAAGATATCAACAAACTGTTTCCCAATGGGAAAGAGATACTTACATGTCTCAATATTAA
- a CDS encoding GMP reductase: MQVFDYEDIQLIPNKCIVDSRSECDTTIKFGPKTFKIPVVPANMQTIIDENLAEKLATNGYFYVMHRFEPETRIDFIKTMNQKDLFTSISVGIKKDEYTFIDQVVSEHLKPDYITIDVAHGHSDRVIDMIKYIKNKLPDTFLIAGNVGTPEAVRELENAGADATKVGIGPGKVCITKLKTGFGTGGWQLAALRLCAKAASKPIIADGGVRNDGDIAKSVRFGADMVMIGSLLAGHKESPGKIIEKDGQKYKAYFGSASQYQKGEYKNVEGKRMLVPYKGEIMDTLTEMKQDLQSSISYAGGKDLSSLRKVDYVIVKNSIYNGDVY, translated from the coding sequence ATGCAAGTTTTTGATTACGAAGATATTCAACTAATTCCGAATAAATGTATCGTCGACAGCCGTTCTGAATGCGATACCACTATCAAATTTGGTCCGAAAACATTTAAAATTCCGGTAGTCCCTGCTAACATGCAAACGATCATTGATGAAAATCTCGCCGAAAAGTTAGCTACCAATGGTTACTTCTACGTTATGCACCGTTTCGAACCTGAAACTAGAATAGACTTCATCAAAACGATGAACCAAAAAGACTTATTTACTTCTATCAGTGTTGGTATTAAAAAAGACGAATATACCTTCATTGACCAAGTAGTTTCCGAACACTTAAAGCCTGATTACATTACGATCGACGTTGCCCACGGACACAGTGACCGCGTCATCGATATGATCAAATACATCAAAAACAAATTACCAGACACTTTCCTTATCGCCGGTAACGTTGGTACTCCTGAAGCCGTCCGTGAATTGGAAAATGCTGGTGCCGATGCTACTAAAGTCGGAATTGGACCAGGCAAGGTCTGCATCACTAAATTAAAAACCGGTTTTGGTACTGGTGGTTGGCAATTAGCTGCTCTAAGACTTTGTGCCAAAGCTGCTAGCAAACCTATTATCGCTGACGGTGGCGTTAGAAACGACGGTGATATTGCCAAATCAGTTCGTTTCGGTGCCGATATGGTCATGATCGGTTCCTTACTTGCTGGGCACAAAGAATCCCCTGGTAAGATCATCGAAAAAGATGGTCAAAAATATAAAGCTTACTTTGGTTCCGCATCTCAATACCAAAAAGGCGAATACAAAAACGTTGAGGGTAAAAGAATGCTCGTACCTTACAAGGGCGAGATCATGGACACCTTAACTGAAATGAAACAAGACTTACAATCATCGATCTCTTATGCGGGAGGAAAAGACTTAAGTTCCCTACGCAAAGTTGATTATGTAATTGTTAAAAATTCAATTTACAATGGTGATGTATATTAA
- a CDS encoding TetR/AcrR family transcriptional regulator, whose translation MDQNLKIQAAFLELLEHEPIAEITIFEIADKCQIARRTIFEKYSDKYQILQAIEDDIFSQLSSTKKDTYRVDTQEFDGDDRILKILKLVYENKKVISLLLGDYGDPRFHERFITYLAQKGLKVIENSSEFNDLDQRQKELLIQYISSALVGLIAYWVKHPEMTVEELHSFFEKLFLNGITSLTAK comes from the coding sequence ATGGATCAGAATTTAAAAATTCAAGCGGCCTTTTTAGAATTGCTGGAACATGAACCAATTGCAGAAATTACTATTTTTGAGATAGCTGATAAGTGTCAAATTGCCCGCAGAACTATTTTTGAAAAATATAGCGATAAATATCAAATTTTGCAGGCGATTGAAGATGATATCTTTTCACAATTGAGTAGTACTAAAAAGGACACCTATCGAGTTGATACACAAGAATTTGATGGGGATGATAGAATCTTGAAGATTCTTAAATTGGTGTATGAAAATAAAAAAGTGATAAGTCTCTTGTTGGGAGATTACGGCGATCCACGTTTTCATGAGCGTTTTATTACTTATTTGGCACAAAAGGGTCTCAAGGTAATTGAGAATTCTAGTGAATTTAATGATTTAGATCAGCGCCAAAAGGAGTTGTTGATACAATACATTTCGTCTGCCTTGGTTGGATTGATAGCGTATTGGGTCAAGCATCCAGAAATGACGGTCGAGGAACTGCATAGCTTTTTTGAAAAGTTATTTTTAAACGGCATTACTAGTTTGACGGCAAAATAA
- a CDS encoding glycosyltransferase family 2 protein: MKNQLISIVLPVFNEEAGIQATIDTLLNYIEQQEENYELIFVDDGSKDKSVEIIKRALAQNDHIKLVEFSRNFGHQLAITAGLEYTKGDAVVVMDADLQDPPEVIPQMIKKWREGYQIVYGKRMQRDGETIFKKFTAKMFYRTFQKLATINMPLDTGDFRLMDRRAVQQLLKLHEKDPFVRGQVTWIGFKQTSVLYHRQERIAGETKYPLSKMIKLAVDGITSFSMKPLHFVNLFSVVPLTSGVFSLGYLIATSNYSFASIGITVLLFTLGLLMLSIGILGSYLGRVLDQVNNRPRFIVSKTEGFEERNKGIHHFSARQINN, translated from the coding sequence ATGAAAAATCAATTGATCTCAATCGTTTTACCGGTTTTCAATGAAGAAGCTGGTATTCAGGCTACGATTGATACGTTATTAAATTATATTGAACAGCAAGAAGAAAATTATGAACTGATTTTTGTTGATGATGGTTCAAAAGATAAATCAGTAGAAATTATCAAACGAGCTTTGGCTCAAAATGATCACATCAAACTAGTTGAGTTCTCACGTAATTTTGGACACCAATTGGCTATTACGGCCGGTTTGGAATACACCAAAGGGGATGCAGTCGTGGTTATGGATGCTGATTTGCAAGATCCACCTGAAGTGATTCCCCAGATGATAAAAAAATGGCGCGAAGGTTATCAGATAGTTTATGGTAAAAGAATGCAAAGAGATGGCGAAACGATTTTTAAAAAGTTCACCGCCAAAATGTTTTACCGAACTTTCCAAAAATTAGCAACAATCAACATGCCTTTGGATACAGGTGATTTTCGTTTAATGGATCGACGTGCCGTCCAACAGTTACTAAAATTGCATGAAAAAGATCCTTTTGTTCGTGGACAAGTGACATGGATTGGTTTCAAACAAACGAGTGTTTTGTATCATCGTCAAGAACGAATTGCCGGTGAAACGAAATATCCTTTGTCAAAAATGATTAAATTAGCAGTTGATGGGATCACATCGTTTTCCATGAAACCATTGCACTTCGTTAATTTATTTTCAGTTGTGCCCTTGACCAGTGGAGTATTCTCATTGGGATATCTAATTGCGACAAGTAATTACAGCTTTGCATCAATTGGTATAACAGTGTTATTATTCACCTTGGGTCTATTGATGCTATCAATTGGTATACTCGGTAGTTATTTAGGCAGAGTCTTGGATCAAGTAAATAATCGTCCACGATTTATTGTTAGCAAGACTGAAGGATTTGAAGAGAGAAATAAAGGAATTCATCATTTTTCGGCTCGACAAATTAATAATTAA